One Spiribacter halobius DNA segment encodes these proteins:
- the greA gene encoding transcription elongation factor GreA: MSKTPLTVRGAEKLREELDRLKSQERPRIIRAIAEARAHGDLKENAEYHAAREQQSFIEGRIADIESKLSNAQIIDVTSLPANGKVVFGVTVVLADEEDGTEKTYRIVGEDEADIKQGLISVQSPIARALIGKEEGDVADVQAPGGNRSYEIVEVRYE, translated from the coding sequence ATGAGCAAGACGCCGCTGACCGTGCGCGGTGCCGAGAAGCTGCGCGAGGAGCTGGACCGGCTGAAGAGTCAGGAGCGCCCGCGGATCATCCGTGCCATCGCCGAGGCGCGCGCCCATGGCGACCTCAAGGAGAACGCCGAGTACCACGCGGCCCGCGAGCAGCAGAGCTTCATCGAGGGCCGCATCGCCGACATCGAGAGCAAGCTCTCCAATGCCCAGATCATCGACGTGACCAGCCTGCCGGCCAACGGCAAGGTGGTGTTCGGGGTAACCGTCGTGCTGGCCGACGAGGAGGACGGCACGGAGAAAACCTACCGGATCGTCGGCGAGGACGAGGCCGACATCAAGCAGGGCCTGATCTCGGTCCAGTCCCCCATCGCCCGCGCCCTGATCGGCAAGGAGGAGGGCGACGTGGCGGACGTGCAGGCGCCCGGGGGCAATCGGTCGTACGAGATCGTGGAGGTGCGCTACGAGTAG
- the yhbY gene encoding ribosome assembly RNA-binding protein YhbY yields the protein MSLTPAQKRYLRGLGHDLHPLVRTGSAGLTDAVLAELERALADHELVKIRLLADDREQRSQYLQQVLTTTGAELVQRVGHVVLLYRPNPEKRRGRIELP from the coding sequence ATGTCGCTTACTCCGGCCCAGAAACGCTATCTGCGAGGCCTCGGTCACGATCTCCACCCGCTGGTCCGCACCGGCAGCGCCGGGCTCACCGACGCCGTGCTCGCCGAGCTCGAGCGGGCACTGGCGGACCACGAGCTGGTCAAGATCCGCCTCCTGGCCGACGACCGCGAGCAACGCAGCCAATACCTCCAGCAGGTCCTCACCACCACGGGCGCCGAGCTGGTCCAGCGGGTCGGCCATGTGGTGCTGTTGTACCGGCCGAACCCAGAGAAGCGCCGCGGGCGTATCGAGCTGCCCTAG
- the ftsH gene encoding ATP-dependent zinc metalloprotease FtsH: MAKNLILWVVIAIVLMSVFSNFQDQGSTAQEVPYSQFLSEVDSGRVDSVTMKGPVIRGTRSDGSNFSTYNPETDNNALIGQLMDNGVQIRAEAPEGRSMLLQILISWFPFLLLIGVWIYFMRQMQGGGGGRGAMSFGKSRARMMSEEQVKITFADVAGVEEAKQDVMELVEFLRDPSKFQRLGGRIPRGVLMVGPPGTGKTLLAKAIAGEAKVPFFSISGSDFVEMFVGVGASRVRDMFAQAKKHAPCIIFIDELDAVGRQRGAGLGGGHDEREQTLNQMLVEMDGFEGNEGIIVIAATNRPDVLDPALLRPGRFDRQVVVPLPDVRGREHILRVHMNKTPIADEVDPRVIARGTPGFSGADLANLVNEAALFAARRNKRLVDQQDFEDAKDKILMGAERKSMVMTEDEKRLTAYHEAGHAIVGLKVPEHDPVHKVTIIPRGRALGVTMFLPEEDRYSYTKRRLNSSICGLFGGRIAEEMIFGAERVTTGAQNDISRVTEIARNMVTKWGLSDRMGPLAYGEDEGEVFLGHQVTQHKTISDETAHAIDEEVRRIVEENYQEAKRILEAHVEQLHAMADALMKFETIDREQIDDIMNGRPPRPPRDWSKPSAPADGGAGKPAEEGEAGTDDGKLGRPASEH; this comes from the coding sequence ATGGCCAAGAATCTGATCCTCTGGGTGGTCATCGCCATCGTGCTGATGTCCGTCTTCAGCAATTTCCAGGATCAGGGCTCCACCGCGCAGGAAGTCCCCTACTCGCAGTTTCTGAGCGAGGTAGACAGCGGCCGCGTGGATTCCGTGACCATGAAGGGTCCGGTGATCCGCGGCACGCGCAGCGACGGCAGCAACTTCAGCACCTACAACCCGGAGACGGACAACAACGCCCTCATCGGCCAGCTCATGGACAACGGCGTCCAGATCCGGGCCGAGGCGCCGGAAGGGCGGAGCATGCTGCTCCAGATCCTGATCTCCTGGTTCCCCTTCCTGCTGCTGATCGGCGTCTGGATCTACTTCATGCGCCAGATGCAGGGTGGTGGCGGCGGCCGTGGCGCCATGTCGTTCGGCAAGAGCCGCGCGCGGATGATGTCCGAGGAGCAGGTGAAGATCACCTTCGCCGACGTCGCCGGCGTGGAGGAGGCCAAGCAGGACGTCATGGAGCTGGTGGAGTTCCTGCGCGATCCCTCCAAGTTCCAGCGCCTCGGCGGCCGCATCCCCCGCGGCGTGCTCATGGTGGGCCCGCCCGGCACCGGCAAGACCCTGCTTGCGAAGGCCATCGCCGGCGAGGCCAAGGTGCCGTTCTTCAGCATTTCCGGCTCGGACTTCGTGGAGATGTTCGTCGGCGTCGGCGCCTCCCGGGTGCGGGACATGTTCGCCCAGGCGAAGAAGCACGCGCCCTGCATCATCTTCATCGACGAGCTCGACGCCGTCGGCCGCCAGCGTGGCGCCGGCCTCGGCGGCGGGCATGACGAGCGCGAGCAGACCCTGAACCAGATGCTCGTCGAGATGGACGGCTTCGAGGGCAACGAGGGCATCATCGTCATCGCCGCCACCAACCGTCCGGACGTGCTCGACCCGGCGCTGCTGCGTCCGGGCCGGTTCGACCGCCAGGTGGTGGTGCCGCTGCCGGATGTGCGCGGGCGCGAGCACATCCTGCGCGTGCACATGAACAAGACCCCGATCGCGGACGAGGTGGATCCGCGGGTCATCGCCCGCGGCACGCCGGGGTTCTCCGGCGCCGATCTGGCGAACCTCGTGAACGAGGCGGCGCTGTTCGCCGCCCGCCGCAACAAGCGCCTGGTGGACCAGCAGGACTTCGAGGACGCCAAGGACAAGATCCTGATGGGCGCCGAGCGCAAGTCCATGGTCATGACCGAGGACGAGAAGCGGCTCACCGCCTATCACGAGGCCGGGCACGCCATCGTCGGCCTCAAGGTCCCGGAGCACGATCCGGTGCACAAGGTGACCATCATCCCGCGCGGGCGGGCGCTCGGCGTGACCATGTTCCTCCCCGAGGAGGACCGCTACAGCTACACCAAGCGGCGGCTCAACAGCTCCATCTGCGGGCTGTTCGGCGGGCGCATCGCCGAGGAGATGATCTTCGGCGCCGAGCGCGTGACCACCGGCGCCCAGAACGACATCTCCCGGGTCACCGAAATCGCCCGCAACATGGTCACCAAGTGGGGCCTGTCCGACCGCATGGGCCCGCTGGCCTACGGCGAGGACGAGGGCGAGGTCTTCCTCGGCCACCAGGTGACGCAGCACAAGACCATCTCCGACGAGACGGCCCATGCCATCGACGAGGAGGTGCGCCGCATCGTCGAGGAGAACTACCAGGAGGCCAAGCGCATCCTCGAGGCGCATGTCGAGCAGCTGCACGCGATGGCCGATGCGCTCATGAAGTTCGAGACCATCGACCGCGAGCAGATCGACGACATCATGAACGGCCGCCCGCCGCGCCCGCCCCGGGACTGGAGCAAGCCCTCCGCGCCCGCGGACGGCGGTGCCGGCAAGCCCGCGGAGGAGGGCGAGGCCGGCACCGACGACGGCAAGCTGGGGCGCCCCGCCAGCGAGCACTAG
- the rlmE gene encoding 23S rRNA (uridine(2552)-2'-O)-methyltransferase RlmE — protein MPRTRSSRRWLKEHFSDPYVKAAQQKGYRSRAVFKLEEIDGRDRLIRPGQRIVDLGAAPGGWSEYCAARLGGRGQVIALDVLPMEPLPGVTVLQGDFTEAAALAGLDEALGGEPVDLVLSDMAPNLSGQKAVDQPRAMLLAELALEFVDGRLNPGGDLLVKTFQGQGFEALLADMRGRFRRVHSRKPGASRDRSREVYLLAREFLA, from the coding sequence ATGCCGCGCACCCGCAGCAGCCGCCGCTGGCTGAAGGAGCACTTCAGCGACCCCTACGTGAAGGCGGCGCAGCAGAAGGGCTACCGCTCCAGGGCGGTGTTCAAGCTCGAGGAGATCGACGGCCGCGACCGGCTGATCCGCCCGGGCCAGCGGATCGTGGATCTCGGCGCGGCGCCGGGCGGCTGGAGCGAATACTGCGCCGCCCGGCTGGGTGGCCGCGGGCAGGTCATCGCGCTGGACGTGCTGCCCATGGAGCCGCTGCCGGGGGTGACGGTCCTGCAGGGGGACTTCACCGAGGCGGCGGCGCTGGCTGGCCTCGACGAGGCGCTGGGCGGCGAGCCGGTGGACCTTGTGCTCTCGGACATGGCGCCCAATCTCTCCGGTCAGAAGGCCGTGGATCAGCCGCGGGCGATGCTGCTCGCCGAGCTGGCCCTCGAGTTCGTGGACGGGCGGCTGAACCCGGGGGGCGACCTGCTGGTCAAGACCTTTCAGGGACAGGGCTTCGAGGCGCTGCTCGCAGACATGCGGGGGCGCTTCCGGCGGGTACACAGCCGCAAGCCGGGCGCCTCGCGGGATCGCAGCCGCGAGGTCTATCTGCTGGCCCGAGAGTTTCTTGCGTAG
- the folP gene encoding dihydropteroate synthase: MGVLNVTPDSFSDGGDFIAAEAAIARARAMVEDGAAIIDVGGESTRPGADPVPVEEELRRVLPVVEALAAELSVPVSVDTSKPEVIAAVTRAGAGLINDVRALREPGAMEAAAASGLPVCLMHMQGTPKTMQQAPQYDDVLAEVAAFLAERRDAALAAGIPAERILLDPGFGFGKTDPHNAMLLAGLPRLAGLGAPLLVGLSRKSLVGRVLGRPLGERLAGSVAAATLAVWQGARIIRAHDVRETVDAVRLASYVAAYA, encoded by the coding sequence ATGGGCGTACTCAACGTCACCCCCGACTCCTTCTCCGACGGGGGTGACTTCATTGCGGCCGAGGCCGCCATCGCCCGGGCCCGGGCGATGGTCGAGGATGGCGCGGCCATCATCGACGTCGGCGGCGAGTCCACGCGTCCGGGTGCCGATCCGGTGCCGGTGGAGGAGGAGCTGCGACGGGTGCTGCCGGTGGTGGAGGCCCTCGCCGCCGAGCTGTCCGTGCCCGTCTCCGTGGATACCAGCAAGCCGGAGGTGATCGCAGCGGTCACCCGCGCCGGGGCCGGGCTCATCAACGACGTCCGCGCGCTGCGCGAGCCGGGGGCGATGGAGGCAGCGGCGGCGAGTGGCCTGCCCGTGTGCCTGATGCACATGCAGGGCACGCCGAAGACCATGCAGCAGGCGCCGCAGTACGACGATGTGCTCGCCGAGGTGGCGGCGTTCCTGGCGGAGCGCCGGGACGCCGCCCTGGCCGCCGGCATCCCGGCGGAGCGCATCCTGCTCGATCCCGGTTTCGGCTTCGGCAAGACCGACCCCCACAACGCGATGCTGCTCGCCGGGCTGCCGCGCCTCGCCGGGCTTGGGGCGCCGCTGCTGGTGGGGCTGTCGCGCAAATCGCTGGTAGGCCGGGTGCTCGGGCGCCCGCTGGGCGAGCGCCTGGCCGGGAGTGTGGCGGCGGCGACGCTGGCGGTCTGGCAGGGGGCGCGTATCATTCGCGCCCATGACGTGCGTGAGACCGTGGACGCCGTGCGGCTCGCGAGCTACGTCGCCGCCTACGCCTAG